The following proteins are encoded in a genomic region of Grus americana isolate bGruAme1 chromosome 5, bGruAme1.mat, whole genome shotgun sequence:
- the DBX1 gene encoding homeobox protein DBX1 codes for MMFPSLIAPPAVYPSLLRPTPTLTLPQSLQSAFSSHSSFLVEDLIRISRPTSYLPRTAPPPSMSPPTSAARTDSGTPELASSTTSAGSRRICSPQTSSSDSTFLKFGVNAILSSAPRTETSPALLQSVPPKTFSFPYFEGSFQPFIRSSYFPAASAVVPIPGTFSWPLAARGKPRRGMLRRAVFSDVQRKALEKMFQKQKYISKPDRKKLAAKLGLKDSQVKIWFQNRRMKWRNSKERELLSSGGCREQTLPTKFNPHPDLSDVGKKCSGEDEEDEVPTVCPPSPRHPLTYHQSPEHLHLRDRLDSQMSPSPSHSSSPSKPSDFSDTEEEDEEGEEEEEEITVS; via the exons ATGATGTTCCCCAGCCTCATCGCTCCGCCGGCCGTCTACCCCAGCCTCCTGCGGCCGACTCCCACCCTCACCTTGCCTCAGTCGCTGCAGTCAGCTTTTTCCAGCCATTCCAGCTTCCTGGTGGAAGATTTGATCCGGATCAGCAGGCCTACCAGTTACCTGCCCAGGACTGCCCCCCCGCCCAGCATGTCCCCCCCGACTTCAGCGGCCAGGACGGACTCGGGGACGCCGGAGCTCGCCAGCTCCACCACCTCCGCCGgctccaggaggatctgttcgCCACAGACTTCCAGCAGCGACTCCACTTTCCTGAAGTTTGGCGTCAACGCCATCCTCTCCTCCGCCCCCCGCACCG aAACCTCCCCTGCGTTGCTTCAGAGCGTCCCTCCAAAGACTTTCTCCTTTCCGTACTTTGAAGGATCCTTCCAGCCCTTTATCAGATCTTCCTATTTCCCAG CTGCCTCTGCCGTGGTCCCCATCCCCGGCACCTTCTCCTGGCCACTGGCCGCCCGCGGCAAGCCCCGCCGTGGCATGCTGCGCCGCGCCGTCTTCTCCGATGTGCAACGCAAGGCACTGGAGAAGATGTTCCAGAAGCAGAAGTACATCAGCAAACCCGACAGGAAGAAGTTGGCCGCCAAGCTGGGCCTCAAGGACTCACAG GTGAAAATCTGGTTCCAGAACAGGAGGATGAAGTGGAGGAACTCCAAAGAAAGAGAGCTCCTCTCTTCTGGTGGCTGCAGAGAACAGACCTTGCCCACCAAGTTCAACCCTCACCCAGACCTCAGTGACGTAGGCAAGAAATGTTCAGGAGAGGACGAGGAGGACGAAGTTCCCACTGTGTGCCCACCCAGCCCCCGGCATCCCTTAACCTACCACCAGTCCCCAGAACATCTACACTTGAGGGACAGACTGGACTCCCAGATGTCTCCTTCTCCGTCCCATTCTAGCAGCCCCAGCAAACCTTCAGACTTCTCAGAcacagaggaagaggatgaggaaggggaagaggaagaggaggagataaCAGTCTCTTAG